A stretch of Aureispira sp. CCB-E DNA encodes these proteins:
- a CDS encoding tetratricopeptide repeat protein gives MDIHETLIHTLLNADAATILSTLKELDSATAREAKDALVLLWQIHPDEEIKDKTLEYLSTLLEEAEKHQIEKTFSIFSSIMEYLPWMGDYTDLQAENFAAFEKGKTYYEPILVASSILVEYYLDLGRKLYMMFDLVEEAQVCFEGIVRYAPQNDEALYALGRLAERRKDMEAALNFYNDCTASNPSHIYGLLQMGILKATTFKDYEGAIDCYNKVIELEPFMAETHVRIAEAHYALKDIKRARQFIDIALGINEYQEEALNLLGQIQWHNDENIGAAIETFEKGLDHPVHGDSGLLLASLGDLHNTHLGEYDKARIYYEKSLKAAPHNGDTLRKLVTILENIYQDYGAISMCYEAYLVAEKADASLYVDYANFLIKYMHDYAFAKIQLDQALEMEANNEMALKLLRQIEGYLEDDFDDEDDNIDFDDDDFDDDDDDDDDFVGGGAAGDN, from the coding sequence ATGGACATACACGAGACTTTAATTCACACCTTATTAAATGCCGATGCTGCAACTATTTTGAGTACTTTAAAAGAACTCGATTCTGCAACAGCAAGAGAGGCAAAAGATGCACTAGTCTTATTGTGGCAAATACACCCTGACGAAGAAATAAAAGATAAAACATTAGAATATCTTTCTACTTTGTTAGAGGAAGCCGAGAAGCATCAAATAGAAAAAACATTTAGTATCTTTAGTTCTATTATGGAATATTTGCCTTGGATGGGAGATTACACAGATTTGCAAGCAGAAAATTTTGCAGCATTTGAGAAAGGCAAGACCTATTACGAGCCAATCTTAGTAGCGTCGTCTATTTTGGTGGAATACTATCTTGACTTGGGGCGAAAGTTGTATATGATGTTTGATTTGGTAGAGGAAGCACAAGTTTGTTTTGAAGGTATTGTTCGGTATGCTCCTCAAAATGATGAGGCACTATATGCTTTGGGGCGTTTGGCTGAACGTAGAAAAGATATGGAAGCTGCGCTAAATTTTTATAATGACTGTACCGCAAGTAATCCGAGCCATATTTATGGTTTGTTACAAATGGGCATATTAAAGGCAACTACCTTTAAAGATTATGAAGGGGCAATTGATTGTTATAACAAGGTGATTGAATTGGAGCCATTTATGGCAGAAACACATGTGCGGATAGCAGAAGCACATTATGCTCTAAAGGATATTAAACGAGCACGTCAGTTTATTGATATTGCCTTGGGAATTAATGAGTATCAAGAAGAGGCGCTTAATTTATTGGGGCAAATTCAATGGCATAATGATGAGAATATTGGTGCAGCAATCGAAACTTTTGAAAAAGGATTGGATCATCCCGTTCACGGAGATAGCGGTTTGTTATTGGCAAGTTTAGGAGATTTGCACAATACACACTTGGGAGAATATGATAAAGCAAGGATATATTATGAAAAGTCTTTAAAAGCAGCTCCTCACAATGGAGATACGTTGCGAAAACTTGTGACGATTCTAGAAAATATTTACCAAGATTATGGAGCTATTTCTATGTGTTATGAAGCTTATTTGGTGGCAGAAAAAGCAGATGCTAGTCTGTATGTCGATTATGCTAATTTTTTGATTAAATATATGCATGACTACGCTTTTGCTAAAATTCAACTGGATCAAGCGTTGGAAATGGAAGCTAATAATGAAATGGCTTTAAAACTCTTGCGCCAGATTGAAGGATACTTAGAGGATGATTTTGATGATGAAGATGATAATATTGACTTTGATGACGATGATTTTGACGACGATGATGATGACGATGACGATTTTGTAGGAGGCGGAGCAGCAGGAGATAATTAG
- a CDS encoding DUF4271 domain-containing protein, whose amino-acid sequence MEKLNLLTLFALIILFLGSTTMVQAQQAPTPPKPDSPKATIQAPKKVNPLPPSKVIPTRKKKGTIEKPSWDIAKTQTVSYFPASFKIKKDVLSRKYYNNNLFDIEESDNPFALPVGNYKSKQKSKAKDKKGRQLDFSELFALNGNNNDQGIAKWLIFILLGLLSLMAIIVAIYSKEVTSIFQTFLSTNIQNNQRDQGNLLTIARFSSYILFVLGMGTFCFLIPQILLKEFQFNTFGALCLFILGLGAIYFLKHIQLKVLSYILPFRQEIESYSFIVSNTNKALGFIIVPLLFLIAYTPTTAQIMALYFSFILLSLIYIYRTLKGLAIAGSIILFHKFHFFVYLCAVEIAPIVILLKLLSIL is encoded by the coding sequence TTGGAAAAACTTAACTTATTAACATTGTTTGCTCTAATCATTTTGTTTTTGGGGAGTACTACGATGGTACAAGCTCAACAAGCTCCTACCCCTCCAAAACCAGATAGCCCAAAAGCAACAATACAAGCCCCCAAAAAGGTAAATCCTCTCCCTCCCTCCAAAGTGATACCTACTCGAAAGAAAAAAGGGACTATAGAAAAACCATCTTGGGATATTGCTAAAACTCAAACCGTGTCTTATTTTCCTGCTTCTTTTAAGATAAAAAAAGATGTTTTGAGTAGAAAATATTACAACAACAACCTTTTTGATATAGAAGAATCAGACAATCCTTTTGCATTGCCTGTGGGTAATTATAAGTCCAAACAAAAAAGTAAAGCCAAAGACAAAAAAGGTCGTCAACTTGATTTTTCAGAATTATTTGCCTTAAATGGTAATAACAATGATCAGGGCATTGCCAAGTGGTTAATTTTTATATTATTAGGGCTACTCTCTTTGATGGCTATTATTGTAGCGATCTACTCCAAAGAAGTTACTAGTATTTTTCAAACCTTTCTAAGCACAAACATTCAAAACAACCAAAGAGATCAAGGAAACCTTTTGACGATAGCACGATTTTCTAGTTACATTCTTTTTGTCTTAGGGATGGGGACATTTTGTTTTTTAATTCCCCAAATTCTATTAAAAGAGTTCCAATTCAACACTTTTGGAGCACTTTGTTTGTTTATTTTGGGGCTTGGGGCAATTTATTTTCTTAAACACATACAACTCAAAGTCTTATCTTACATTTTACCTTTTCGGCAAGAAATTGAGTCCTATAGCTTTATTGTCTCCAACACCAACAAAGCACTTGGTTTTATCATAGTTCCTTTGCTTTTTTTAATTGCATATACACCAACTACCGCGCAAATTATGGCGCTCTATTTTAGTTTTATTTTACTCAGTTTAATTTATATTTATCGTACATTAAAGGGCTTAGCTATTGCTGGAAGTATAATTTTATTTCATAAATTCCATTTTTTTGTGTACCTTTGTGCCGTTGAAATAGCCCCGATAGTAATCTTATTGAAGTTATTGTCTATTTTATAA
- a CDS encoding uroporphyrinogen-III synthase, with protein sequence MSADSKDRLEKVESILVTQLTTKNNRAPYDKLVEKFGLKIDYRPFTEVIPVTAKEFRKQKIALEEFTAIILTSKSAVDHFFRLCDEMRYKVPADLKYFCKSEAVALYLQKHIVYRKRKVFFGKRVLDDLKPSLLKHKKKEKFLLPCSNFGGRNFATFLEDNEFDFKESMMYLAASSDISDLEDVFYDILVFFSPLSLKSLYDNFPDFKQNKTRIAAFGNSTAQAVLDRGLILDIKVPAPETPSMTMAIEKYIRETLEARPSGK encoded by the coding sequence ATGTCAGCAGATTCGAAAGATAGATTAGAGAAAGTGGAGAGCATTTTGGTTACACAATTAACAACCAAAAACAACAGAGCTCCATATGACAAATTGGTAGAGAAATTTGGTTTAAAAATCGATTATCGTCCATTTACAGAAGTCATTCCTGTTACAGCAAAAGAATTTAGAAAACAAAAAATTGCTTTAGAAGAATTTACTGCGATTATACTTACTAGTAAAAGTGCCGTAGACCATTTCTTCAGACTTTGTGATGAAATGCGTTACAAGGTACCCGCAGACCTAAAATACTTTTGTAAGTCAGAAGCCGTTGCACTATACCTGCAAAAACACATCGTTTACCGCAAGCGCAAAGTATTCTTTGGCAAGCGTGTATTAGATGATTTAAAGCCCTCATTATTAAAGCACAAAAAGAAAGAAAAATTCTTGCTGCCATGCTCTAATTTTGGAGGACGCAACTTCGCTACCTTCTTAGAAGACAACGAGTTTGATTTTAAAGAGTCTATGATGTATTTGGCTGCTAGTAGTGATATTTCGGACTTAGAAGACGTATTCTATGACATTCTTGTTTTCTTTAGCCCTTTGAGTTTAAAGTCTCTATACGATAACTTTCCTGATTTTAAACAAAATAAAACTAGAATCGCTGCTTTTGGAAACAGTACGGCTCAAGCAGTTTTGGACAGAGGTCTAATTCTAGACATCAAAGTTCCTGCGCCCGAAACACCTTCAATGACCATGGCTATTGAAAAATACATTCGAGAAACACTAGAAGCAAGGCCTTCTGGAAAATAA
- a CDS encoding zinc ribbon domain-containing protein encodes MAKKNANSNLPIEEKLQNLYELQMVNTQLNNIKKLQGELPLEVSALETEIVTLDKKIAKLEEEHKELQLSVVQYENKIKEAEALIEKYNKQQNNVKNNREFEALTREIELQKLDIQLANKRIRETQQKLSNKDTTLDASKARQEEKRADMKLKQEELEKITAKTEKDEQKYLRKEKRARKKIDEDLLAVYDRLTNTYKNGLAVVIVERDACGGCFSQVPPQTQLELGQRKRIIHCEHCARILVASNIETSLEELEQEKLEVEQ; translated from the coding sequence ATGGCAAAGAAAAATGCTAATTCTAATCTACCAATAGAAGAAAAGTTGCAAAACTTATATGAGTTGCAAATGGTCAACACTCAGTTGAACAACATTAAAAAGTTGCAAGGGGAACTTCCTTTAGAAGTGAGTGCATTAGAAACAGAGATCGTTACTTTAGATAAAAAAATTGCTAAGTTAGAAGAAGAACATAAAGAGTTGCAATTAAGCGTTGTACAATACGAAAATAAAATTAAAGAGGCAGAAGCTTTAATTGAAAAGTACAATAAGCAACAAAACAATGTTAAGAATAACCGTGAATTCGAAGCCTTAACTCGTGAAATCGAGCTTCAAAAATTGGATATTCAATTGGCCAACAAACGCATTAGAGAAACTCAACAAAAATTGAGCAATAAAGATACTACTCTAGATGCGTCTAAAGCTAGACAAGAAGAGAAGCGTGCCGATATGAAGTTGAAGCAGGAGGAATTAGAAAAAATTACTGCTAAAACAGAAAAAGATGAGCAAAAATACTTGAGAAAAGAAAAACGTGCTCGCAAAAAAATTGATGAGGATTTATTGGCTGTATACGATCGATTAACAAATACTTATAAAAATGGTCTCGCTGTAGTCATTGTAGAACGTGATGCTTGTGGCGGATGTTTTAGCCAAGTCCCTCCTCAAACTCAACTAGAGCTTGGACAACGCAAACGCATTATCCATTGTGAACACTGTGCTAGAATCTTGGTTGCTTCTAATATCGAAACTTCTTTGGAGGAATTAGAACAAGAAAAATTAGAAGTAGAACAGTAG